GCCGCCACCTCCTGCGCCTGGTACATGACCTTCTCGGTCGGCAGCACCATCTGGGTGTCGGACATCAGGGTCGGCATCCAGTGCAGGTTGTACTGCTCGAGGGTCTCGCCGGTGATGACCGCGAGCACGCCGGGGATCTTGAGCGCGTTCTCCGAATTGATGGACTTGATCCGCGCATGGGCGAACGGGCTACGGACGATGTCCAGGTAGAGCATCCCGGGAAGCTGGATGTCGTCCACGTAGTTGCCCTGGCCGCGGATGAAGCGCGGATCCTCCTTGCGCTTCATGGAGTGGCCCATGCCGCACACTTCCGGCGTCGTCTGGGGTGCCATGGTTTCTCTCCTCCGCGCCGTCCCTACGCAGATTCACGCAGCTTCGCGGCCGCGTGCTCGATGGACTTGACGATGTTCACGTAGCCGGTGCAGCGGCACAGGTTGCCCGAGATCGCCTCCCGGATATCCGCTTCGCTCGGATCGGTGTTCCGCTCGAGCAGGGCGCGCCCGGTCATCAGCATGCCCGGCGTGCAGAAGCCGCACTGCAGCCCGTGCTCCTGCTGGAACCCTTCCTGGAGCGGATGCAGCGCGCCGTCCTGCTCCAGTCCCTCCACCGTCTGCACGTCGCGGCCGTCCGCCTGCACGGCCAGCACGGTGCACGACTTGACGGGCTCGCCGTCGAGCAGGACGGTGCACGCGCCGCAGTGCGTCGTGTCGCAACCGATATGGGTCCCGGTCAGGCGCAGCACGTCGCGGAGCCAGTGCACGAGCAGGAGTCGCGACTCGACCGCGGCTTCCTGCGCCTCCCCGTTCACGTTGATCCGAACGTCGTGTGTCGCCATGCCTACTGTCCTCCCGCCCGCTCGACCGCCCGGGCGACCGCACGACTCGTCAACACGCGCGCCATGTCGCGCTTGTACTCCACCGACCCGCGCCGATCGGCGCTGGGTGAGGTGGCCTCCGCGGCCAGCCGCGCCGCCTCGGCGATGGCCTCGGCGTCCGGCTGCCGCCCCCGGAGATACCCTTCCGCCGCGGTCGCCTTGATCGGCGTCGGTCCGGCGTTGGTCAGACCGATCCCGATTCGCGCGATCTCACCCTGCGCGCCGAGCGTGACCTGCGCCGCCGTGGCGGCGGTGGCGTAGTCGCCCACCTTGCGCTCGAGCTTGATGTAGGCGCCGCCGCTGCGGGCCGGAGGCACGGGAATCCTGATCTCGGTGAGGATCTCCGCGGGCGCGAGCGCGGTGGCGAACAGCCCCGTGAAGAAGCTCGTGACCGGCATGGTGCGCTCGCCCCCGGGGCCGCGCGCCACGACCTCCGCTTCGAGCGCGAGCATCGTCGCCGGGTGGTCGTTCGCCGGGTCGCCGTGCGCCAGGTTGCCGCCCACCGTGGCGCGGTTGCGCACCAGCGGGTCGGCGATGACGACGGCGGTGTCGAGCAGGATCGGGTACTTCTCGCGAATCAGATCCGAGCGTTCCAGATCGGCCTCGCGCGTGGCGCCGCCGATGCGCAGGTACCCGTCCTCCTCGGTGATGCCCGTGAGCCCCGGGATGCGCCCGATGTCCACCAGGTGGCCGGCGTCTCCAAGGCGGAGCTTGAGCAGCGGCAGGAGACTCTGGCCGCCGGACAGCACCTTCGCTTCGTCGCCGAGGCGTGCGAGCAGCGCCACCGCTTCGTCGAGCGTGTCCGGTGCGTGGTAGTCGAATGCCGACGGAATCATTGGGACGCTCCTTAATCCACAATCAGCCACAGGATCGCGGCCACGACGACGACGGCCAGCCAGAAGCCGGGCCGGCGCACCAGTCGGCCGAGCGCCCGCCCGCCGACCTGGGCCCCGAGAGAGACGGCGTCGATCGCGTCGTCGTCGGGAGCATCGCCGCCGGCGCCGGCGGGAGCCCGTGCACCCGTGGACTCCGCAGGTGGGCGCGGGGCTCCCGCGGAGTCCGCGGGCCGGGGCGCCGCGTCAGGGCCGTCTCCGGCCGCGGCGTCAGGAACGGGCCGGTCGCCGGCCGCGCCGTCCGCTCCCGCTTCGTCGCCCGCCGACTCCAGCGCGGCCCGCATCGCCTCGGTGAACTGCCGGAACATCTGGTCGCTGACGTCCTGGATCAACCCGCGGCCGAACTGCGCCAGGATGCCGCTGATGTTCACCGTCGACGACACGGTCACCTCGGTCTCGGCGGGGCCGTGCTCGACGACCCGGCTCGTCATGCGCATGTCGGCGCCGCCCTTGCCGCGGACGTCCTGACCGGCCGCGACGATCTCCGCCACGCCTTCGCCTTCGTCCAGCCGCTCGAAGCGCACCGTGCCCTTGTAGCGGGCCGAGACCGGGCCCACCTTGACGGCGATCGTGCCGGCGTGGGTCCGCTCGTCGACCTGTTCCGTGATCGCGGCGCCGGGCAGGCAGCCGGCCACCCTGGACGGATCGGTGAGAAACGCCCACACCTCCCGCCGGCCGGCGTTGACGACGAACTGCTTCTCTATGGGAATGGCCATGTCACACGCCACTCTCGGTGCTACGCGGGGTTCCGCCACCAGCCGCCAGAAGGGGCAGCAGCCGTTCGAGCGATTCCAGATTGTGCGCGGGCACGAAATGTTCGACGTAGGGGAGAGCGGCCTGCATGCCTCGCGCCTCCGGCCGGTAGCGCGGGTCGCCGAGCAGCGGGTTGAGCCAGATCACCTTTCGCGCCTTCTCCCCGACGGCGCGCATCGCGTCGGCGAGCTTCGCGGGGCTGTCCAGGTCCAGCCCGTCGCTGAGCACCACGACGACGGTCTTCGCGCTCACCAGCGTATCCAGGTACCGCGTGACGAACTCGTCCAGACTCGCGCCGATCCGGGTCCCGCCGGACCAGTCGGGCACGCCGGCGGCCAGGCGGTCCAGGGTCGGACCGATCTTGTCCGGTGTCAGCCACGGCGTCAACCGGGTCAGCGACGTGTTGAACGCGAAGACCTCGCAACGCCGCACCACGCGCTTGAGGGACAGTGCGAAAGTCAGCAGGAAGCGCGTATGCGGATCCATCGAGCCGCTGGTGTCGCACAGCAGCACCACGTCCGGCCTCTCCACGGCGCG
The DNA window shown above is from Acidobacteriota bacterium and carries:
- a CDS encoding (2Fe-2S)-binding protein yields the protein MATHDVRINVNGEAQEAAVESRLLLVHWLRDVLRLTGTHIGCDTTHCGACTVLLDGEPVKSCTVLAVQADGRDVQTVEGLEQDGALHPLQEGFQQEHGLQCGFCTPGMLMTGRALLERNTDPSEADIREAISGNLCRCTGYVNIVKSIEHAAAKLRESA
- a CDS encoding xanthine dehydrogenase family protein subunit M, with protein sequence MIPSAFDYHAPDTLDEAVALLARLGDEAKVLSGGQSLLPLLKLRLGDAGHLVDIGRIPGLTGITEEDGYLRIGGATREADLERSDLIREKYPILLDTAVVIADPLVRNRATVGGNLAHGDPANDHPATMLALEAEVVARGPGGERTMPVTSFFTGLFATALAPAEILTEIRIPVPPARSGGAYIKLERKVGDYATAATAAQVTLGAQGEIARIGIGLTNAGPTPIKATAAEGYLRGRQPDAEAIAEAARLAAEATSPSADRRGSVEYKRDMARVLTSRAVARAVERAGGQ
- a CDS encoding membrane oxidoreductase, whose product is MAIPIEKQFVVNAGRREVWAFLTDPSRVAGCLPGAAITEQVDERTHAGTIAVKVGPVSARYKGTVRFERLDEGEGVAEIVAAGQDVRGKGGADMRMTSRVVEHGPAETEVTVSSTVNISGILAQFGRGLIQDVSDQMFRQFTEAMRAALESAGDEAGADGAAGDRPVPDAAAGDGPDAAPRPADSAGAPRPPAESTGARAPAGAGGDAPDDDAIDAVSLGAQVGGRALGRLVRRPGFWLAVVVVAAILWLIVD